A single Methylobacterium sp. 17Sr1-1 DNA region contains:
- a CDS encoding cytochrome C oxidase subunit IV family protein yields the protein MSAEAESKSTETPGALWRRNLWVWAGLMLLLALSTWAAYWPYGRIDTALGFGIAGVKTALVALVFMRLKHASGLVRVVAACGLFWAAILFTLTLADVLSRMANR from the coding sequence ATGAGCGCAGAGGCCGAATCCAAGAGCACCGAGACCCCCGGCGCCCTGTGGCGCCGCAACTTGTGGGTCTGGGCCGGCCTGATGCTCCTTCTCGCCCTGAGCACCTGGGCCGCCTACTGGCCGTACGGACGCATCGACACCGCCTTGGGGTTCGGGATCGCCGGGGTCAAGACCGCGCTCGTCGCCCTGGTGTTCATGCGGCTCAAGCACGCCAGCGGCCTCGTCCGCGTCGTTGCCGCCTGCGGCCTGTTCTGGGCCGCGATCCTGTTCACCTTGACGCTCGCCGACGTGCTGAGCCGGATGGCGAACCGGTGA
- a CDS encoding cytochrome c oxidase subunit 3 yields MSRADVEACLREGHPDIEARLREPWSDLETDHATAFARQRDGATFGIWVFLASEVLFFGALFLTYTAARLANQEAFAAAGRETNIVFGTLNTAILLTSSLTMAVASQAAEKGLFRRLTLWCLAATAIFGLAFLVVKGFEYREDIEKHLVPGAHFALSQAPAQIFFGFYWLVTVVHAIHLSIGIALVTRLAVMGWRDVDFLEENPQVEVTALYWHLVDVVWVFLYPMLYLPGRSG; encoded by the coding sequence ATGAGCCGCGCCGACGTCGAGGCCTGCCTGCGCGAGGGACACCCCGACATCGAGGCTCGCTTGCGCGAACCCTGGAGCGACCTCGAGACCGACCATGCGACCGCCTTCGCGCGCCAGCGCGACGGCGCCACCTTCGGGATCTGGGTCTTCCTGGCGAGCGAGGTGCTGTTCTTCGGCGCCCTGTTCCTGACCTACACTGCCGCGCGCCTGGCGAACCAGGAGGCCTTCGCGGCCGCCGGGCGCGAAACCAACATCGTCTTCGGCACCCTCAACACCGCGATCCTGCTCACCAGCAGTCTGACCATGGCGGTCGCCTCGCAAGCCGCCGAGAAGGGGCTATTCCGCCGCTTGACGCTCTGGTGCCTCGCGGCCACCGCAATCTTCGGCCTCGCATTCCTGGTGGTCAAAGGCTTCGAGTATCGCGAGGATATCGAGAAGCACCTGGTGCCGGGTGCGCATTTCGCCCTGAGCCAGGCGCCGGCCCAGATCTTCTTCGGCTTCTACTGGCTCGTCACGGTGGTGCACGCGATCCACCTCAGCATCGGCATCGCCCTGGTGACGCGCCTTGCGGTCATGGGCTGGCGCGACGTCGATTTCCTCGAGGAGAATCCGCAGGTCGAGGTCACGGCGCTGTACTGGCACCTCGTGGATGTGGTGTGGGTTTTCCTCTACCCGATGCTCTACCTGCCGGGACGGTCCGGATGA
- a CDS encoding secondary thiamine-phosphate synthase enzyme YjbQ: MRRVEMIAQGPLTRQVTGRLAVDTKGPGFSEITAEVAGFVREAGMRHGLLTVFCRHTSASLTIQENADPDVRTDLMTALDRLAPRDAPYVHGIEGPDDMPAHIRTLLTDAALTIPLVDGALALGTWQGIYLIEHRDRPHRREIVLSLVGG; encoded by the coding sequence ATGAGACGCGTCGAGATGATCGCGCAAGGACCGCTCACCCGCCAGGTCACCGGGCGCCTCGCGGTCGATACGAAGGGCCCGGGCTTCAGCGAGATCACGGCCGAGGTCGCGGGCTTCGTGCGCGAGGCGGGAATGCGCCACGGCCTCCTCACGGTGTTCTGCCGCCACACCTCAGCCTCGCTGACGATCCAGGAGAATGCCGACCCGGACGTGCGCACCGACCTGATGACCGCCCTCGACCGGCTGGCGCCGCGGGACGCTCCTTACGTCCACGGCATCGAGGGGCCGGACGACATGCCGGCGCATATCCGCACGCTGTTGACCGACGCGGCGCTGACGATCCCGCTGGTCGACGGCGCGCTGGCGCTGGGCACCTGGCAGGGGATCTACCTGATCGAGCACCGCGACCGGCCGCATCGGCGGGAGATCGTCTTGAGCCTCGTCGGCGGGTGA
- the ctaD gene encoding cytochrome c oxidase subunit I: protein MSTTASPTGLADPDELDLRLPVSYLADGHSVRSWLLTTDHKRIAILYAITITVFFFIGGAAATLVRLELATPEADVLRADTYNKLFTLHGVVMVWFFLIPSIPNTLGNFLVPLMIGARDVAFPKLNLISWYLNVGGGSLAVAALLLGGVDTGWTFYVPYSTVFSNTWVSLTVLGVFTTGFSSIATGVNFIATIHLLRAPGMTWFRLPLFVWAMYTTSLMFVLATPVLAVTLLLVVAERTFGLPIFDPARGGDPILFQHLFWFYSHPAVYIMVLPAMGVVSELITCFARRKVFGYTFMVYALVAIAVIGFFTWGHHMFTSGMSPYAALVFSFLSFVVAVPSAIKVFNWTGTLYRGQVGFESPMLYALGFVGLFTLGGLTGLFLASIPVDVHVQDTYFVVAHFHYIMVGASVSAYFGGLHFWWPKITGRTYPETWARFAAILMFFGFNLTFFPQFIAGYLGMPRRYHVYPPEFQIWNVLSSAGAAVLAVAYLMPLGYLTWSLLFGDRATNNPWDASGLEWRTTSPPPRQNFFGSPRVQGGPYNYHPEGVAPVHDQPRLPSRGSLT from the coding sequence ATGAGCACCACCGCCAGCCCCACCGGCCTCGCCGACCCGGACGAACTCGACCTGCGCCTCCCGGTGAGCTACCTCGCCGACGGGCACAGCGTCCGCTCCTGGCTCCTCACCACCGACCACAAGCGGATCGCGATCCTCTACGCGATCACCATCACGGTGTTCTTCTTCATCGGCGGCGCCGCGGCCACGCTGGTGCGGCTCGAACTCGCGACGCCCGAGGCCGACGTGCTGCGGGCCGACACCTACAACAAGCTGTTCACGCTCCACGGCGTGGTGATGGTGTGGTTCTTCCTGATCCCCAGCATTCCCAACACGCTCGGCAACTTCCTGGTGCCGCTGATGATCGGGGCCCGGGACGTCGCCTTCCCGAAATTGAACCTGATCAGCTGGTACCTCAACGTCGGCGGGGGATCGCTCGCCGTCGCGGCGCTCCTCCTCGGCGGCGTCGATACCGGCTGGACCTTCTACGTGCCCTATTCCACGGTGTTCTCCAACACCTGGGTCTCGCTCACCGTGCTCGGCGTGTTCACCACCGGCTTCTCGTCGATCGCGACGGGTGTGAACTTCATCGCGACGATCCACCTCCTGCGGGCGCCCGGCATGACCTGGTTCCGCCTGCCGCTCTTCGTCTGGGCGATGTACACGACGAGCCTGATGTTCGTGCTGGCCACGCCCGTGCTCGCCGTGACCCTGCTCTTGGTCGTCGCCGAGCGCACCTTCGGGCTGCCGATCTTCGATCCCGCCCGCGGCGGCGACCCGATCCTGTTCCAGCACCTGTTCTGGTTCTACTCGCACCCGGCGGTCTACATCATGGTGCTGCCGGCGATGGGCGTGGTCTCGGAGCTGATCACCTGCTTCGCGCGACGAAAGGTCTTCGGCTACACCTTCATGGTCTACGCCCTGGTGGCGATCGCGGTGATCGGCTTCTTCACCTGGGGCCACCACATGTTCACCTCCGGCATGTCGCCCTACGCCGCCCTGGTGTTCTCGTTCCTGTCCTTCGTCGTGGCGGTGCCGTCGGCGATCAAGGTGTTCAACTGGACCGGCACGCTCTATCGCGGCCAGGTCGGGTTCGAATCGCCGATGCTCTACGCGCTCGGCTTCGTCGGATTGTTCACGCTCGGCGGCCTCACCGGCCTGTTCCTCGCCTCGATCCCGGTCGACGTCCACGTCCAGGACACCTACTTCGTCGTCGCGCATTTCCACTACATCATGGTCGGCGCCTCGGTCTCGGCCTATTTCGGCGGCCTGCACTTCTGGTGGCCGAAGATCACCGGACGGACCTATCCCGAGACCTGGGCGCGCTTCGCCGCGATCCTGATGTTCTTCGGCTTCAACCTGACGTTCTTCCCGCAATTCATCGCCGGCTACCTCGGGATGCCGCGGCGCTACCACGTCTATCCGCCGGAGTTCCAGATCTGGAACGTGCTCTCGTCGGCCGGCGCCGCAGTGCTGGCGGTGGCCTACCTGATGCCGCTCGGCTACCTCACCTGGTCGCTGCTGTTCGGCGATCGGGCGACGAACAACCCGTGGGACGCGAGCGGGCTCGAATGGCGCACCACCTCGCCGCCGCCGCGGCAGAACTTCTTCGGCTCGCCCCGGGTCCAGGGCGGGCCGTACAACTACCATCCGGAAGGGGTCGCCCCGGTCCACGACCAGCCGCGGCTTCCCTCGCGAGGGTCGCTGACATGA